From one Rosa rugosa chromosome 4, drRosRugo1.1, whole genome shotgun sequence genomic stretch:
- the LOC133742595 gene encoding multifunctional methyltransferase subunit TRM112 homolog A-like has translation MRLLSHNMLSSNIKGVSNGFPLRIEAEKVVVKQVDLNVGFLKNMFPKIEWKALVEASRTMGYAELPEEVEPSKLDSGDFLQKFHHALLELVLEEGALVCPETGRRFPVSKGIPNMLLHEDEV, from the coding sequence atgaGGCTGCTTAGTCACAACATGCTGTCTTCCAACATTAAAGGCGTGAGTAACGGCTTTCCTCTGCGAATTGAAGCAGAGAAGGTAGTGGTGAAGCAGGTGGACTTGAACGTTGGTTTCCTGAAGAACATGTTTCCTAAGATCGAGTGGAAGGCCCTTGTAGAGGCTTCTCGTACAATGGGCTATGCCGAGCTCCCTGAGGAGGTCGAGCCTTCTAAGCTCGATTCTGGGGATTTCCTGCAAAAGTTCCATCATGCCCTTTTGGAGCTTGTTCTTGAGGAGGGTGCTCTTGTTTGCCCTGAAACTGGTCGCCGGTTTCCTGTTTCAAAGGGGATACCAAATATGTTACTTCATGAGGACGAGGTCTGA
- the LOC133742593 gene encoding uncharacterized protein LOC133742593 isoform X2 — protein MLLTGHNTQHTSLAVYILMRAAVLATRCGIKSKRFGRVCRPLTWKHGDIFLMCLSSSQILSAYILKQESLPLSYKSFLNKHGGKDITILQGVKEIASGLPFTNLEAIERYYKSVGTNIKLDPAMKVPCTLVHGGQSCSGHIISFLIQAYRRALPVYLPVYLIPALIVHRQDLLKRHYTILLKGLLGTARSSLFLSVYCASAWTWTCLLFRIFKMCNVPMVAMGTFPTGLALAIEKKSRRIEISLYCLARAIESFFTCMADTGYLPQTKKLKRADVVIFSLSTAIIMHCYAEEREVFRSKYLNVLDWVFGVPPPPCETPRCKKS, from the exons ATGCTTCTTACCGGGCATAACACGCAGCATACGAGCTTGGCCGTATACATACTTATGCGTGCTGCCGTGTTGGCCACGCGTTGTGGGATTAAAAGCAAACGGTTTGGTCGTGTTTGTAGACCTCTCACTTGGAAGCACGGTGACATTTTCCTCATGTGTCTCTCCTCTTCGCAAATTCT GTCTGCTTACATATTGAAGCAGGAGAGTTTGCCCCTATCATATAAATCCTTTCTCAACAAACATGGGGGAAAGGATATCACAATTTTGCAAGGTGTTAAAGAGATTGCAAGTGGCTTACCGTTTACTAATTTGGAAGCAATAGAAAGATACTACAAATCTGTGGGAACAAATATTAAACTAGATCCAGCCATGAAAGTTCCCTGCACG CTTGTACACGGAGGTCAGTCATGTAGCGGGCATATTATCTCTTTCCTAATTCAAGCCTACAGGAGAGCATTACCGGTTTATCTTCCGGTATATCTGATTCCAGCGCTTATAGTTCATCGGCAAGACCTCTTGAAAAG GCATTACACTATACTACTAAAGGGTCTTCTTGGCACTGCAAGATCAAGCTTGTTTCTTTCCGTATATTGCGCATCTGCCTG GACGTGGACATGCTTGCTTTTTAGGATTTTCAAGATGTGTAATGTACCAATGGTAGCAATGGGGACG TTCCCGACTGGCCTGGCCTTGGCTATTGAGAAGAAAAGCAGGCGTATTGAGATCTCACTCTACTGTCTCGCTCGAGCGATTGAGAGCTTTTTCACCTGCATGGCTGATACCGGATACTTgccacaaacaaaaaaattgaagagaGCTGACGTGGTGATCTTTAGCTTATCAACCGCCATCATAATGCATTGCTATGCAGAGGAGAGGGAAGTGTTCAGATCCAAGTACTTGAATGTTCTTGACTGGGTTTTTGGCGTCCCACCTCCTCCTTGTGAAACCCCCCGCTGCAAAAAGAGTTAA